The bacterium genome includes a region encoding these proteins:
- a CDS encoding SoxR reducing system RseC family protein: protein MSAEEGMVTSVEGPYALVRVVRSAGCAHCPSAGFCHIGPDQTIIVKARNSAGARVGQRVQLSVAPGSVLAASFLLYLLPLAGLILGSIAGKALVTPVVSDRASELFAAVAGLSVMAGIFFGIRFFDRRRKSTERFMPQIIQVL, encoded by the coding sequence ATGTCTGCCGAGGAAGGAATGGTAACATCAGTTGAGGGACCCTATGCCCTGGTCAGGGTTGTACGCAGCGCTGGTTGTGCGCACTGCCCGTCGGCGGGATTCTGTCACATCGGGCCTGATCAGACGATAATCGTCAAAGCCCGCAACAGTGCCGGGGCCAGGGTCGGCCAGCGCGTGCAATTGTCTGTCGCCCCTGGGTCGGTCCTGGCTGCATCGTTTTTGCTCTATCTCCTCCCCCTGGCAGGGCTTATTTTGGGATCCATCGCCGGAAAGGCGCTTGTGACCCCTGTTGTGTCCGACCGGGCATCGGAGCTTTTCGCTGCCGTGGCCGGGCTGAGTGTCATGGCTGGAATTTTTTTCGGCATCCGGTTTTTCGACCGCCGCCGAAAATCAACAGAACGTTTTATGCCACAGATTATCCAGGTGCTTTAG
- a CDS encoding right-handed parallel beta-helix repeat-containing protein encodes MPMRAKALTPQGKKLIAGIFFLAFSLAARAGTSRDIFVPEDFPTIQEAIEASEFGDSVRVRPGIYYERVIIREGISLVSDSGPEGERLIKGPGEKQVLQRALKTIIDGSKLDPPDYLVSFQKESTSPMKLDGFTIRNLPTRTIDKLYLVEVRGCSAEVINNIVCQNHSKGKGGGMLLTGLGPSMGSPLETVAKPTVRNNVIYDNFGAGIANGPNSMALIEDNEIFNNHFQQAKDTEQDAPGIGIREYARPRIIHNLCYQNGSGIGGLDLVTHDRPIVIQDNIIRHNWRAGIGLTGINDRQKNITVSIEGNEVYGNLKAGVRLESITESNLKANQIHHNLRAGIAVHGGGITRIIQNTISGNLSAGLVIDTREALVRHNMIYHNLTTGITVLPPSETVEK; translated from the coding sequence ATGCCGATGAGAGCAAAAGCGCTTACTCCACAAGGGAAAAAACTTATTGCAGGAATTTTCTTCCTGGCATTTTCCCTCGCAGCCCGTGCGGGCACCAGCAGGGATATCTTTGTGCCGGAAGATTTTCCTACCATTCAGGAGGCCATTGAGGCTTCGGAATTCGGAGATTCAGTCCGGGTCAGGCCCGGCATTTACTATGAACGGGTTATTATCCGGGAAGGCATCTCACTGGTAAGCGACAGCGGACCTGAGGGCGAAAGACTGATCAAGGGCCCCGGTGAGAAGCAGGTCCTTCAGCGGGCACTCAAGACCATTATCGATGGATCCAAACTCGATCCTCCGGATTATCTGGTGAGCTTTCAAAAGGAAAGCACCTCTCCGATGAAACTCGATGGCTTTACCATCCGCAACCTTCCGACCAGGACTATCGATAAGCTGTACCTCGTGGAGGTACGGGGCTGCTCTGCGGAGGTTATCAACAATATCGTCTGTCAGAACCACTCGAAGGGGAAGGGAGGGGGCATGCTTCTGACAGGATTAGGCCCTTCCATGGGTTCCCCTTTGGAAACTGTGGCCAAACCGACTGTTCGTAACAACGTTATCTATGATAACTTCGGTGCAGGTATTGCCAATGGACCAAACTCGATGGCTCTTATCGAGGATAATGAGATTTTCAACAATCATTTCCAGCAGGCCAAAGATACAGAACAGGATGCGCCTGGTATTGGTATCAGGGAATATGCCAGGCCCCGGATCATCCATAATCTCTGCTATCAGAATGGGAGCGGGATTGGCGGGCTCGATCTGGTCACTCACGATCGGCCGATCGTGATCCAGGACAATATTATCCGCCACAACTGGCGGGCCGGGATCGGCCTGACCGGAATCAACGATCGGCAGAAAAATATTACCGTCTCAATAGAGGGAAATGAAGTGTACGGGAACCTCAAGGCTGGAGTACGGCTTGAAAGTATTACCGAGTCTAACCTGAAAGCCAATCAGATTCACCATAACCTGAGAGCGGGCATAGCCGTGCATGGGGGAGGAATCACCCGGATCATCCAAAATACTATCTCCGGAAATCTTTCCGCCGGCTTAGTCATAGATACCCGTGAAGCCCTGGTCAGGCACAATATGATTTACCATAACCTGACCACGGGCATTACGGTCCTGCCTCCGTCCGAGACCGTGGAGAAATAG
- a CDS encoding permease — MSKRESCELHGKTKRTVNWTLGSLILMGLLLVTWHVWVHHRQSMVLSFGKELWSLIIDRHGILMELKEVFIYFLIGIIIAGYIRTYKFHIRLRKVLIRYKYSGIFLAAFIGVFSPLCSCGILTTVVALLAAGLPLAPAMALLISSPLMSPTTFFLTLNDLGMHWALVRTLVAFLMGVLAGVVTLLVSRLGFEASDLFLDGGIPEGDFHDPDYPDERLRCTCNEKMSNRIARKTKNKLIIFLAKTTEMFWLIGKYVLVGIAVGCVVERYIPHTYIQSLFGHGGTLSVIWVTVGSIPLFLHQISASSILYHIKASLPGTMDNSAALAFLIGGPVTAIPAMTLLWSMFRKRVFVLYMGISILGTIFFAYTFGNLLFINHVDTNSPILAKVSALAGGESAIISKSGEAVRVAVDPDRKPIIAWYEDMEGGSGIVFDASWNRFRNGSLHMKGNQQYIRNIARWLKQTAIHPDNNRILIYNTYVDRGLTNDSFREGLEAILTEEGEFQVTFAARKDLPNLDRSALEGYGQLWILSGQADSRPFSSQEIEDIYAFRDDGYSLLVVAGPHDGSTGDWTTAANQVAEHYGVRFGEAVKFQREIPISITAHFGDRISQGLVSYFDWLKQLRG, encoded by the coding sequence ATGAGCAAAAGGGAAAGTTGTGAGCTCCATGGCAAAACAAAGAGAACGGTGAACTGGACACTCGGCTCGCTGATCCTGATGGGACTCCTTTTGGTTACCTGGCATGTCTGGGTTCACCACCGGCAGTCGATGGTTCTTTCCTTCGGAAAAGAGCTCTGGTCTCTCATTATCGACCGGCATGGAATATTGATGGAGCTTAAGGAAGTATTTATTTACTTTCTCATCGGTATTATCATTGCCGGCTATATCAGGACTTACAAATTCCACATCCGGCTTCGGAAAGTGCTGATCCGGTATAAATACAGCGGGATTTTTCTGGCTGCCTTTATTGGCGTCTTCAGCCCCTTATGTTCCTGCGGCATCCTGACCACAGTGGTTGCTCTCCTCGCTGCCGGTCTTCCTCTGGCACCGGCCATGGCGCTTCTCATTTCATCACCCCTGATGAGCCCGACGACCTTTTTCCTGACGCTGAATGACCTGGGAATGCACTGGGCTCTTGTCCGGACCCTGGTGGCCTTTCTGATGGGGGTATTGGCTGGAGTTGTCACCCTGCTCGTCAGCAGACTGGGATTTGAGGCCTCTGATTTATTCCTTGACGGAGGTATTCCGGAAGGTGATTTTCATGATCCGGACTATCCTGACGAGCGGCTTCGCTGCACCTGCAATGAGAAGATGAGCAACCGGATAGCCCGGAAAACGAAAAACAAGCTGATCATCTTTCTGGCCAAAACTACGGAGATGTTCTGGCTGATCGGAAAATATGTTCTGGTGGGCATTGCCGTCGGCTGCGTGGTGGAAAGGTATATCCCTCATACCTACATTCAAAGTCTGTTCGGCCACGGGGGAACTTTAAGCGTTATCTGGGTAACCGTAGGCAGTATACCGCTTTTCTTACACCAGATCAGTGCTTCGAGCATTCTCTATCATATCAAGGCATCCTTGCCCGGAACGATGGATAACAGCGCCGCCCTGGCTTTCCTTATCGGCGGGCCGGTAACCGCCATTCCTGCCATGACGCTGCTGTGGAGCATGTTTAGAAAGAGAGTCTTTGTCCTGTATATGGGCATCAGTATCCTGGGCACGATATTTTTCGCCTACACCTTTGGTAATCTGCTGTTTATCAACCATGTCGATACCAACAGTCCGATTCTGGCCAAAGTCTCGGCTCTGGCCGGTGGAGAGTCGGCCATAATTTCCAAATCTGGTGAAGCTGTCCGGGTGGCGGTTGATCCGGACCGAAAGCCTATTATTGCCTGGTATGAGGATATGGAAGGAGGAAGCGGCATTGTGTTTGATGCCAGTTGGAACCGTTTCCGCAACGGGTCTCTTCACATGAAGGGAAATCAGCAGTATATCAGAAACATTGCCCGCTGGCTGAAACAGACTGCAATCCATCCGGACAATAACCGCATCCTGATTTACAACACCTATGTGGATCGTGGCCTGACCAACGATTCTTTCCGGGAAGGACTGGAGGCGATTCTTACTGAAGAGGGGGAATTTCAGGTCACCTTCGCTGCCCGCAAGGATCTGCCGAACCTGGATAGATCAGCCCTGGAAGGCTACGGGCAACTGTGGATACTGTCGGGGCAGGCAGACAGCCGTCCCTTTTCCAGCCAGGAGATCGAGGACATTTATGCCTTCCGCGATGACGGGTACAGCCTGCTCGTTGTGGCCGGGCCTCACGATGGCTCAACCGGAGATTGGACGACAGCGGCCAACCAGGTGGCAGAGCACTACGGTGTCCGGTTTGGCGAAGCTGTCAAATTTCAGAGGGAAATACCTATCTCCATTACTGCTCATTTTGGCGACAGGATTTCCCAGGGCTTAGTGAGTTACTTTGACTGGCTGAAGCAGCTCAGAGGTTAG
- a CDS encoding polysaccharide deacetylase family protein, with amino-acid sequence MHCENHPERQAKGRCQYCWKSLCQDCQIRVKDQSFCSRKCHTLFQLKNIRLHSQRVFFRHNLYLRTKVEHLNKYSTFLLFMLIVGAGALLLHSASTEEKHTPLPRAASQPAAIPASGQNTTLDSKEKEPAATRPSKGKAKMSSPAKAAGKSTQDDAVMDEICSNFHIGLAPNRIKQPVYIVDIYGNAPPNSIIALYKNDRLCDTVPCRGDRFFFPRIGLERNRNVLQAKLITADGGWCYSNTLELVVDTATSQVMEKGLDINRGNMDQARICLSFDSGENADAAPVILDILKEKRIRTTIFLTGEFIRRNPKIVRRIVEEGHEVANHTDTHPHLTRIENRRSTTCLPGVNREFLHHELKRAEEAFYHLTGRHMSPYWRAPYGETNLDIRKWAEELGYVHVSWTCGRDWENGLDSMDWVADTNSGRYHTAEEIRNQIVNFGKGTESGANGGIVLMHFSTNRPHQDKVYLQLPGIIDGLRAKGYEIVTISQLVQGMTDSQRAAKKSRVRHAKDESFSKSPEGNSRWR; translated from the coding sequence ATGCATTGCGAAAATCATCCGGAAAGACAAGCAAAGGGGCGGTGCCAGTATTGCTGGAAATCCCTGTGCCAGGATTGTCAAATCAGGGTGAAAGATCAATCGTTTTGCAGCCGGAAATGTCATACTCTCTTCCAGCTCAAGAATATCCGGCTGCACAGCCAGCGGGTTTTTTTCAGGCACAATCTTTACCTGCGCACAAAAGTTGAACATCTCAATAAATACTCAACCTTCCTCCTGTTCATGCTTATCGTTGGCGCAGGCGCACTCCTCCTGCATTCCGCATCGACCGAGGAAAAGCATACTCCTCTGCCCAGGGCAGCTTCTCAGCCTGCGGCAATTCCCGCCAGCGGCCAGAATACAACTTTGGATTCAAAAGAGAAAGAGCCTGCGGCAACTCGCCCGTCCAAGGGAAAGGCAAAGATGAGCTCTCCGGCAAAGGCTGCCGGCAAATCAACGCAAGACGATGCTGTTATGGATGAAATATGTTCCAATTTTCATATCGGTCTTGCGCCTAATCGTATCAAGCAACCTGTCTATATTGTTGATATTTACGGCAATGCTCCACCAAACAGTATCATTGCTCTTTACAAAAATGATCGATTGTGTGATACTGTACCGTGCAGGGGAGATCGGTTTTTCTTCCCTCGGATTGGCCTGGAGAGGAACAGGAACGTTTTGCAGGCCAAGCTGATTACTGCGGATGGAGGCTGGTGCTATTCCAATACCCTGGAGCTGGTTGTCGATACGGCGACCTCGCAGGTTATGGAAAAGGGCCTCGATATCAATCGGGGAAACATGGACCAGGCCAGGATTTGCCTGAGCTTTGACAGTGGGGAGAATGCGGATGCCGCCCCGGTTATCCTGGATATCCTGAAAGAAAAGCGTATCCGGACAACCATTTTTTTGACCGGCGAATTTATTCGACGAAACCCGAAAATTGTCAGGAGAATAGTCGAGGAAGGCCATGAGGTCGCAAATCATACCGATACCCATCCTCACCTCACCAGGATCGAGAATCGCCGGTCCACCACCTGCCTTCCCGGAGTCAATCGGGAATTTCTCCACCATGAGCTGAAAAGGGCAGAGGAGGCCTTTTACCACCTGACCGGCAGGCATATGAGCCCCTATTGGCGTGCTCCCTATGGAGAGACCAATCTGGATATCCGCAAGTGGGCTGAAGAGCTGGGATACGTTCATGTCTCATGGACCTGCGGACGGGATTGGGAGAATGGGCTGGACAGTATGGACTGGGTAGCGGATACGAATTCAGGCAGGTATCATACGGCAGAGGAGATTCGCAACCAGATTGTCAACTTCGGCAAGGGTACGGAATCCGGAGCCAATGGGGGGATCGTGTTGATGCATTTCAGTACAAACCGTCCCCATCAGGACAAGGTTTACCTCCAATTGCCGGGGATAATCGACGGATTACGCGCCAAGGGCTATGAGATCGTAACGATCTCTCAACTGGTGCAGGGGATGACTGATTCGCAGAGAGCAGCGAAAAAAAGCCGGGTCCGCCATGCCAAAGATGAGAGCTTCAGTAAGTCGCCTGAGGGAAACTCTCGCTGGAGATAA
- a CDS encoding 6-phosphofructokinase, with protein sequence MRKIGILTSGGDCGGLNAVVKGAAQMANSLGIEAVIVPNGYAGLYNLVNFESLVTLTPNRLDRFEAYPAGSEAGHSRVKIKKIKDPDKYDRIKQGLQRFGIDALVISGGDDTGSVLVDLAGKGISCIHAPKTMDLDLQSYSVGGDSTINRISRFVQDLKTTGRTHNRVVVTEVFGRYAGHTAFRGGVAAEADAILIPEIPVDFDILYQHMFSTFTRRILENDVRAGTYTVVVAEGLADASGKEIVDESAGVDAFGHKKLAGAAKYVCQELEKRLKTDPRIKKFMQDSGQYVEGVYEIPEVRSVTPGHLVRSGESSSYDVNFGKEAGAGAVLLLKQGISGVTICGVKGRTILYQKTEEVIKQRHVNLDMVALYETMGFCFGRKPARYEGRGMELTGPIDRLY encoded by the coding sequence ATCAGGAAAATCGGCATTCTGACGAGTGGTGGTGATTGTGGCGGCCTGAACGCGGTAGTCAAAGGTGCTGCCCAGATGGCTAATTCCCTGGGAATCGAGGCGGTAATTGTTCCGAATGGGTATGCGGGACTCTATAACCTGGTGAATTTCGAAAGCCTGGTTACGCTCACCCCAAACCGCCTGGACCGATTCGAAGCCTATCCCGCCGGATCAGAGGCAGGCCATTCACGGGTAAAAATAAAAAAAATCAAGGATCCTGACAAATATGACCGGATAAAACAGGGGCTGCAGCGCTTTGGAATCGACGCTCTGGTTATCAGTGGAGGAGATGATACCGGCAGCGTGCTGGTGGACCTGGCGGGAAAGGGTATCTCCTGCATCCATGCGCCAAAGACCATGGACCTGGACTTGCAGAGTTACTCCGTGGGGGGAGATTCGACTATCAACCGGATCAGCCGGTTTGTGCAGGATCTCAAAACCACGGGCAGAACCCATAACCGGGTTGTCGTCACCGAGGTTTTCGGCAGATATGCCGGTCATACCGCCTTCCGGGGCGGAGTGGCTGCAGAAGCTGACGCCATCCTGATTCCGGAGATCCCGGTAGACTTTGACATTCTCTACCAGCATATGTTTTCCACCTTTACCCGGCGCATCCTGGAAAATGACGTAAGGGCCGGAACCTATACCGTTGTCGTGGCCGAGGGGCTGGCCGATGCTTCGGGTAAAGAAATCGTTGACGAGAGTGCCGGAGTTGACGCTTTCGGACACAAGAAACTGGCCGGAGCGGCAAAATACGTCTGCCAGGAACTGGAAAAAAGGCTGAAAACTGACCCCAGGATCAAAAAGTTTATGCAGGACAGCGGCCAGTATGTAGAGGGAGTTTACGAGATACCCGAAGTCCGCAGCGTCACTCCCGGCCACCTGGTGCGGTCCGGTGAATCCTCATCCTACGATGTCAACTTTGGCAAGGAAGCAGGGGCCGGTGCGGTGCTGCTGCTGAAGCAGGGAATCTCCGGAGTGACGATTTGCGGGGTTAAAGGGAGGACCATCCTTTATCAAAAAACCGAGGAGGTCATCAAGCAGCGGCATGTTAACCTGGACATGGTAGCCCTCTATGAAACCATGGGCTTTTGCTTCGGCCGCAAACCCGCCCGCTACGAAGGCAGAGGCATGGAATTAACCGGGCCTATCGACCGGCTTTATTGA